From Etheostoma cragini isolate CJK2018 chromosome 3, CSU_Ecrag_1.0, whole genome shotgun sequence:
TTGACTTATTTGGGTCTCTTGGTGGCTTCAGGGTCTACGCATCCAGTTTGTTTCCTTACGCCTCGGGCTGGCAGCACAGAAACTCCTTTTCCAGCCCTTGCAACACGATCTCCTTAAACCTTTGGTATAAGTCAAGATTTGCCTAGAGCAGGAGTGCAATAGAAACCATTACATTAGTCaaagaaatgtcataaaagttCACTGCATTTCAAATTCATTGCTTAGGTGGTTTATCTTGGTGGCTAGAACCTCTTTTTGAGCCAGCAGGCTTCACCTGAGAGCTATAAATCAATAAGGCCTAGGCACGCTATCATAAACAGCAAGGGTAGTAACGCAGTGTGTAACGTTATGTATGATACATTAAATGTAAAGATTATATTTTAACAGGAAGTAACATTTAGGCATAGTTGAATAGATTTTATAAAGGGAATTTAAAATGCTTtgaaacaaacatattttctattTGTAAGGCGTACAACTACACCAAATGGGATTTCTACTTTAAGAAATCCTTGCCATTCAACTCGTCCAAGATTATAAAATGCACAGACAAGCTTATTTACTCACACAATCAAAATCCTGTACACTTGACCACTAAATTTGAGAGCATCAAAGAGTGAGAGGTTAGGTGCCAACTGTCAGAGGGAAGTAAGGCGAGACTCTGTTAAGCTATTAAGACAATTAACAAAATGGTCAGGAGGGGCTGAGTGGCGGAGGGGAACAGCCTGAAATGGGAGCGAGATGAGGGTGTGAAGTGACAGTCAGCACATCTGGTCTCATCAATAATGCAGCGGGCCTTTAAACGGCAGTTTGTCGCATATTGAGCGCTGCCGACTGAAATCAAGCCCGACACATAAGATGCTGTCAGGGGAGAGTGAAAGGGTGACagcaggaggagggagagagtaGTAGGCTGGCACAAATACCCAAGAAAAAGTGgagtaaaaacaactttttgcCAAAGCTTTCTCTGATACACCTGATTTGGTGTGCAATAGatgagataaataaaataaaaaaatataacaatatttaaGTTAGAAGAATGGAAACACTATAATACAATCTCTAAATAttcagtaataaaaaaatgaatgagatTAATTAAATTTACATAGCAAAAGTTAATTAAACTAtccttaaatgttttcaaagcaCGAAGAAACTTGGAAgcttaaagcaacaaaaaaaaggacctACGCAATGCTTGAATCTATTCAtcacttttattattaaaatgaaaaatacagaggAATTCTGTTAACGCAAAACTCtccaaaaaaatacagacatcTTTTTGACACTATGTATGTTACCCAATAGTGACCGCAGGGATCCAAcgacaaaacagcaacaaaacaaagacgtGTGGATTAATGACAATGCACCTTCAaatcaatcaacaaaaaaaggctCTCCGACCTATTCAGCTAGACGCCTATAAAGAGTTCATTTTCCTGTGATCAGAGGATTTCTCAGCACAATGATGACGGAGTCTCCCCTcagaaacattttagaaatgtagCGGTCCTTATTCACAGGCTTAGACTTCTTCTTTCCCTTCCCGCTCTTTGGAACTTCCGTCCACATCTCCTTCACGTTCTCCAAGACCATGTTGCAATGCCTAAAATGATAGCAAGGGAGTAAAACGTTGAAACATAGTACCATTAGGGGGGGGAACTCTGAAAAGACAATGGGCtcattcaacaacaaaaatctcgTACAGATTTATTCATAAAATGATGTGATTTAAATGAATTTCCATCTTGAGTTATTCTAGGTAAACAAAATTCAAACCTGTCATACAAACCATGTACAGATTATCTACCTTTCTCCACAGGGGGAAAAATACTAGTTTGATTTAAGATTCATAATCCCTTAATCTCAATGAATTTTGAGTTTAAAtatgaaactgaaataaaacataactcAAACGTAATGGTAAATGAGTAATGTTGCTAGCTATATTATCACCACAAAGGCTTGAAACTTTAGAGTTTTATTAGACAGTTGCCTACTGATTTCCGACAGCAGGACCTGAAACGGTTAAAGCTTTCTTTTTACTCTTAGTAACATAGTAACAATTCTGTGAATGAAAAACTCCTCCACACAAGGAGCAGACCATGTAGCCTTATTTGGCCATTTTAGCAAGGCATCTATAATGTGAATGAACAAATCTCGTGCACTACTCCTCATAAACAAGTGGGATTCCTTAGACTGAAGTTAGCACTGTATGACAAGTATGGCCAGTTAAGAGAGTTAGGATTGGACATGGTTTGAGATGACTGAAAGCATCCAATTTCCCTGCTGAGGAAACCGTGTCAGTCTGCATCATACACAGAATATTTTGAGGATGaagtagaaagaaaatgcaacatacacGCTTAAAGAAAATGCTGTGGAAAACTTAATTTCACACTCATTTAAGACTATTTAAAACCTGATTTTAAATAGTCTGGGCtcataacattttgaattacaTGTAATAACACAACTGTGGACTATTACAAACCTGTTCGATTTGAATCTACTCTTCCCATATTATACACTCAAACCTGTAAGGTAAAAAGTCAGTGACCGAGCTCAGTACCTGTCAAAAGCCTTGACTCTTCCGAGCAGCTTCTTGTTGTTGCGACAGTTAATGAGAACCTGAGTGTTGTTCTTGACGGACTGTGTGAGCACCGACAGAGGACCCGTGTTGAACTCCTCTTCCTCTCGTTTCTGGAGCTCTTCAGGGGTCATCTCTGATTTAGGCTTTGTTAAGAGACTCCTGAAAACGACACAACAAAACCcatacaaaatgtttatttttttactgtgcaATTTTCTTAAGATGCATTTCCTATCTTGGATGCCGGCTAACTCCACATTTATAGACTTAGGCCCATATAAGTTACCATACCGTATGACTAAAGTAAATTGGTatgtaggctaacgttacctcaACACTTGTAATTGTAAAAACATACAGGCTAAGGAAACCTGTCTACTAACACATGATACGGATATGGCTATAGCATAAATAAACTATGCGATAAACGCAACATTTatgatatattttattacaagCTGTAACAACTCAAAGTATCGCATGCAAGACAACGCATGCTCAAACACTGCAACGTTAGTGCTCGGTGTTACCATTAGGCTAACTATCGTTAGCCTCAATGCTATTGTGTGACTCCGGACTCGTAGCTAACGTCTCCAGTTGAACCACGTCCGTTACAAAACTTACCAGTTTTTCACTTGTTATTAGAATTGTAACAGTAACGTAGATGTAGCTAACATAGCTGGGCTGGAAAGTATATAGCAACGAAAACACAGAGGGGTAGCTGTATCAACTCCAGTTAACCGGCCTTGAATCCTATCGCTTACTACCTAAAAAGCTAACCATCTTAGCATGCTAATCGTTGGCTTTTCGCTGATCCGATTCAAAGTTCAGGCTCcgagacagaaaataaatacttgCCCGAAATACTGACTGACAATTAGAGATACGTACATGGTTGCTTATTTATGAAAACAGTGTCCTTAGATCTTGTGCCGCTCGTTTCCACCGGGTGCCTTCGTACCCGCAACGATCTGCAATCAATACTCGTGTGGATCGAACTACTTCCGGGTCTACTAGTACGCGCTTCAATGTGTAATAACTACCGGGTTACTACGGTCCCGTTAAAATGTACATCATTACTTTGTAACTGTTCAACGTTGAGTTACTagtatttacatacagtatgcactctccactacatttcaaagagaagTATTTCAGATATTTTCTCCACTTAATTATTGGACATTTGCGTTATAGGCCTATATTTAGCTGATAAAGCAAACATTTAGTGTGGTTCTGCAGTCAGTATAATCAGCTCCACCCTGACCgactacaacattaaaatacgGATCTTAATGcatcataattataataaccCTATTACTAAAATAAGAAGGaatacttcattgatccccagCCTAAATACAGAGCTTAAGTATAGAAAgtaacattaataaataataaaaggtaGCCTTCATAAACCAAAATAGAATgtaagaaaatgaaacaaagcatTTTGCTACAGATGACGTGATGGTGCTGATAGATTGAATCAGGTGTAATTAATAGCCGCAGAAATTAGATAGAATATACTGCAAGGATGCATCACATTAACATAGTAGGCTAGATGGCGCATGATGAAATAGTGAGACATATGAGACATAGTAAAAGGTGCtgtgttgtaataaaaaaaacatggtagaGAATAATGCAGCAATATAACATGTGAATCATGTGATATATCATATAATATGGATATAATATGGAATAgtataataaaaatagtaatagtaatgaCAGCCTAATACTTTGTACAATAACACTGACCAAGTCCATATTAAGCATAATGTGAATAgcctacttttatttttgatacttCTAGTATATTTCAGTATGTTCTCAATTTTTAATGCAATAATCTTAATTATGCAATGGAGTAGTTTTACAGAGTATAGTTAACAGGTAGGGCCTGCTTGTTTCTGAATATATTTTTGGGTTATTACAGGCTGGTGATATGCATGTAGGGGGTGCTGTTTTAGGGTGCTTTATGCCGTATATTAACCACAAAGGCCCTTTCTGTCACAGGAAAAGAGATGGCAGAGGGAGCAGCCAAAGGGATACCTCAGACCCAAACAGATAAgtctttgttttgctctttAACACAACAAGAATGaggggaaagtgtgtgtgtgtgtgtgtgtgtgtgtgtgagggagagactGGGATGTAGGCTATTATCTACACAGCAGCAATGAGACATTGAGAGATTGGCTTTCTggcaagagacagacagacgccTGGGGGTGTACGAGCCACCCACCTTATTTCAAAGGGTGGCAGCTCTACCTGTGGAAACCACTTGATGCGGATAAAGACAGCCTGTGTTCTGTTGAGAGAGGAAAGTGTGTGGGATTGATTTCAGGAGCTGTAGGCTACTATATCTTTATGAACAACACCTAGCTCACCTAGCAAAAGACTTAAAACTGTGGAGAATGGGCTTGTAAAAGGAGCTCAGTGGGGCATTAGCCTACATGTGTTTGGAGTGATCTGAAAACACTTTTGCAGTTGTCCAATCAGGAGAGCAGAGTTTTACCTACAACTGAAACATCAGACTAATGTCTAATATATCTAATTTAGATGCACTTTATTCACAAGATTATGGCCAAATGTATTGCTTTCTTTAGGGT
This genomic window contains:
- the snrpd2 gene encoding small nuclear ribonucleoprotein Sm D2 produces the protein MSLLTKPKSEMTPEELQKREEEEFNTGPLSVLTQSVKNNTQVLINCRNNKKLLGRVKAFDRHCNMVLENVKEMWTEVPKSGKGKKKSKPVNKDRYISKMFLRGDSVIIVLRNPLITGK